Proteins encoded together in one Chryseobacterium sp. G0201 window:
- a CDS encoding sensor histidine kinase produces MKVSLKYYTIKYLITILLLIIAVWAALFYAYILDEVYDNVDDGLKNRKIQIIKAVYLDENLLKNNEFGFNEFMINPISASEYKDKNSLYNKMYYMEYDDEEQPYRVLTTDFIDQLGKHQQLIIRTSTVEEDELVYDLTTALIVLYLLLVISIVAVNGFLLHKAMRPFYLILDKLKKYQFGVSSFNEPQNYSIKEFEELNIEINEMIERNELVFHQQKQFIENASHELQTPLAIVINKIDLSIQNGELDKKNLNFLNDVKNDLRRMAGLNKSLLMLSKIENNQFNKISNVNFNVLISDLVKSYEDFIEYKKIDLNVVEKEVFEATFDPDLANILLSNLLKNAVKYNNQNGIINIITEKERLIFQNTGSEIPLDKSQIFNRFYKQGSDQGSTGLGLSIIKTIIKQYPRWNIMYEFDDGMHYFILSKN; encoded by the coding sequence ATGAAAGTTTCTCTAAAATATTATACAATAAAGTACCTCATCACGATCTTATTATTGATCATTGCTGTTTGGGCGGCATTGTTTTACGCCTATATTTTAGATGAAGTATATGACAACGTAGATGATGGCTTAAAAAACAGGAAAATACAAATTATTAAGGCTGTATATCTTGACGAAAATTTATTAAAGAATAATGAATTTGGCTTTAATGAATTTATGATAAACCCTATTTCTGCGTCAGAATATAAAGATAAAAACAGTCTGTATAATAAAATGTATTATATGGAATATGATGACGAAGAACAGCCATACCGAGTTCTTACAACTGATTTTATCGACCAGCTTGGAAAACATCAGCAGCTTATCATCAGAACGTCTACCGTAGAAGAAGATGAATTGGTATACGACCTTACAACGGCATTGATTGTTCTGTATCTTCTTTTGGTAATAAGTATTGTTGCCGTTAACGGATTTTTACTTCATAAAGCCATGCGGCCGTTTTATTTAATTTTAGATAAGCTTAAAAAATACCAATTTGGTGTTTCTTCTTTTAATGAACCTCAAAATTATTCTATAAAAGAATTTGAGGAATTAAATATTGAAATTAATGAAATGATCGAGCGTAACGAACTCGTTTTTCATCAGCAAAAGCAATTTATAGAAAATGCCTCTCATGAATTACAGACTCCATTGGCAATTGTGATTAATAAAATTGATCTCTCCATTCAGAATGGCGAGCTCGATAAGAAAAATCTCAACTTTTTGAATGACGTAAAAAATGATCTCAGAAGAATGGCGGGATTGAATAAATCTTTGTTAATGCTTTCCAAGATTGAAAATAATCAGTTTAATAAAATATCCAATGTCAATTTTAATGTATTGATCAGCGATTTGGTAAAAAGCTATGAAGATTTTATTGAATATAAAAAGATCGATCTAAATGTTGTAGAAAAAGAAGTCTTTGAAGCAACTTTTGATCCTGATCTGGCCAATATTCTTCTATCAAATTTGCTGAAAAATGCAGTCAAATATAACAACCAAAACGGAATTATCAATATTATTACAGAAAAAGAAAGATTAATATTTCAAAATACCGGCTCAGAAATTCCTTTAGATAAATCTCAGATCTTTAATCGTTTTTATAAACAAGGTTCAGATCAGGGATCTACAGGGTTGGGACTGTCTATCATTAAGACTATCATTAAACAATATCCGCGGTGGAATATTATGTATGAATTTGATGATGGAATGCATTATTTTATTCTTTCGAAAAATTAA
- a CDS encoding YjjG family noncanonical pyrimidine nucleotidase, with the protein MKIQHIFFDLDNTLWDHHKNAYLTIKTLFEAQEISLKYTIDFEEFHAVYHDINEKLWEDIRDGLIGKEYLREHRFYDTFKHFGVENKELSMYFEEHFLDKILNHNELVEGAEYILEYLKSKHYTLHIISNGFKEVTERKCILSGIAHYFHTITSADSVGVRKPNPEIFEYSLGLANAKKEESILIGDDWIADVVGSQNFGIDVIFFDVYKENKQEEGLKSITHLLQIKEYL; encoded by the coding sequence ATGAAAATTCAGCACATTTTTTTTGATCTTGACAATACGCTTTGGGATCACCATAAGAACGCCTATCTTACCATCAAAACCCTTTTTGAAGCACAGGAAATTTCTTTAAAATATACTATTGATTTTGAAGAATTTCATGCTGTTTATCATGATATCAACGAAAAACTTTGGGAAGATATACGAGACGGACTCATTGGAAAAGAATATTTACGAGAGCACCGTTTTTATGATACTTTCAAACATTTTGGTGTTGAGAATAAAGAACTGTCCATGTATTTTGAAGAGCATTTTTTAGATAAAATACTTAATCATAACGAGTTGGTAGAAGGTGCAGAATATATTTTGGAATATTTAAAATCTAAACATTACACGCTTCACATTATCTCCAACGGCTTCAAAGAAGTAACGGAAAGAAAATGTATTTTATCCGGGATTGCTCATTATTTCCATACGATCACAAGCGCAGACTCTGTTGGTGTAAGAAAACCCAATCCTGAAATTTTTGAGTATTCTTTAGGCTTAGCAAATGCTAAAAAGGAAGAAAGTATTTTAATTGGTGACGATTGGATTGCTGATGTAGTAGGATCCCAAAACTTTGGAATTGACGTTATTTTCTTTGATGTTTATAAAGAGAATAAGCAGGAAGAAGGATTAAAATCAATTACGCATCTTTTACAGATCAAAGAATATTTATAA
- a CDS encoding RNA polymerase sigma factor → MKSKSDSLLISLYQEGDESALSTLIHRHQRELFTFIFYKINDEDLANDVFQDTFMKIILMLKEGRYNEEGKFILWAKRIAYNLIIDHFRLKSKNIKVSETTFETDEYSIFDLIREPSENIEDQLVTNQIQEDLLRMLQFLPQNQQEVIKLRFFDGLSFKEIADHTDMSINTTLGRVRYALINLRKIMDENNIILTR, encoded by the coding sequence ATGAAATCAAAATCGGATAGTTTATTAATTTCCCTTTACCAGGAAGGAGACGAGTCGGCATTATCTACGCTTATTCACCGTCACCAGAGAGAGCTTTTTACATTCATTTTTTATAAAATTAATGATGAGGACTTGGCAAATGATGTCTTTCAGGATACTTTCATGAAGATCATCTTAATGCTGAAAGAAGGCCGTTACAACGAAGAAGGAAAATTCATCCTTTGGGCAAAAAGAATTGCCTACAATCTTATTATAGACCATTTCAGACTAAAATCTAAGAATATCAAAGTTTCAGAAACTACTTTTGAGACCGACGAATATTCTATTTTCGATCTTATCAGAGAGCCATCTGAAAATATTGAAGATCAATTGGTAACCAATCAAATTCAGGAAGATTTATTGAGAATGCTGCAATTCTTGCCTCAAAATCAACAGGAGGTAATTAAATTAAGATTTTTTGACGGATTAAGCTTTAAAGAGATCGCAGATCACACCGATATGAGTATCAATACCACGTTGGGAAGAGTGCGTTATGCTTTAATAAACCTGAGAAAAATCATGGATGAGAATAATATCATACTTACGAGATAA
- the ileS gene encoding isoleucine--tRNA ligase: MSQFKEYKNLNLIDVAENVAEFWKQNKTFNKSVEIREGKPEFVFYEGPPSANGMPGIHHVMARALKDIFCRYQTQNGKQVFRKAGWDTHGLPVELGVEKELGITKEDIGSKISIEDYNKACREAVMRYTDVWNNLTEKIGYWVDLEDPYITYKSKYMETVWWLLKQLYDKGLLYKGYTIQPYSPKAGTGLSSHEVNQPGAYRDVSDTTVVAQFKTLPETLPSFLQGFGDVHFLAWTTTPWTLPSNTALTVGPKIDYVLVKTLNQYTFEPINVVLAKALVGKQFAKKYSEGTDEDFANYTSESKVIPYKILAEFKGADLVGIKYEQLLDYAKPYQNPENAFRVISGDFVTTEDGTGIVHTAPTFGADDAKVAKEATPEVPPMLVLNENGNPVPLVDLQGRFLSLVNDEIYGFANEYVKAEYLNDDEKNTEFNIQKEQLKSIIADLKNYLSVDERIALKLRKENKAFKVEKYVHSYPHSWRTDEPLLYYPLDSWFVKMTAVKDRLVDLNKGINWKPKSTGEGRFGNWLENVNDWNLSRSRYWGIPLPIWRTEDLKEEIIIGSIEELYNAIEKSIEAGFMTENPFKGFEIGNMSEENYSLVDLHKNIVDKVVLVSASGKAMNRESDLIDVWFDSGSMPYAQLHYPFENKELIDNHKAFPADFIAEGVDQTRGWFYTLHAIGTAVFDSVAYKNVMSNGLVLDKNGVKMSKSKGNGIDPFETLAVYGPDATRWYMVSNANPWENLKFDIEGIDETRRKFFGTLYNTYSFFALYANVDGFNYSEKDIENRPEIDRWILSELNLLIKEVKAFYEDYEPTRVARVINTFVNDNLSNWYVRLCRRRFWKGDYSDDKISAYQTLYTCLETIAKLSAPIAPFFMDQLYQDLNKVTGKDNAESIHLTDFPVADESLIDQDLVEKTHLAQNITSMVFSLRKKENIKVRQPLQKVLIPVLDKKTEEQILAVGELIKQEVNVKELQLINAEEASHLIVKQIKPNFKTLGSRLGKDMKVVGGEISNLTAEQISGLEKEGKIDVQGYEITLADVEISTKDIPGWTVTSDGKTTVALDLTLTDELKSEGVAREFINRIQNIRKDKNFDLTDRINIFVEENSPFLNDIKKNEEYISSEVLSNKIEIVSSLSNFNEIEIDEVNFKINVEKN, encoded by the coding sequence ATGAGCCAATTTAAAGAATACAAAAACCTCAACCTTATTGACGTAGCAGAGAATGTAGCGGAATTTTGGAAACAAAATAAAACCTTCAATAAAAGTGTTGAGATTCGTGAGGGGAAACCTGAGTTTGTTTTTTATGAAGGTCCGCCTTCAGCAAATGGTATGCCCGGAATTCACCACGTTATGGCTAGAGCATTAAAGGATATTTTCTGTCGTTATCAAACCCAGAACGGGAAACAGGTTTTCCGTAAGGCGGGTTGGGATACACACGGACTTCCTGTGGAGCTAGGCGTAGAAAAAGAATTAGGAATCACTAAAGAAGATATTGGCTCAAAAATTTCTATTGAAGATTACAACAAAGCTTGTCGTGAAGCAGTAATGCGCTACACCGATGTTTGGAATAACCTTACCGAGAAAATCGGATATTGGGTTGACCTTGAAGATCCGTATATCACGTATAAGTCAAAATATATGGAGACGGTTTGGTGGTTGTTGAAACAATTGTATGATAAAGGATTATTGTACAAAGGGTACACGATCCAGCCTTATTCTCCGAAAGCAGGGACAGGACTTTCTTCGCACGAAGTTAATCAGCCCGGGGCTTACCGTGATGTTTCTGACACGACGGTTGTTGCACAATTCAAGACATTGCCGGAAACATTGCCTTCATTTTTACAAGGTTTTGGAGATGTACATTTCTTGGCTTGGACAACAACTCCTTGGACATTGCCTTCTAACACAGCTTTGACTGTCGGACCAAAAATCGATTATGTTTTAGTAAAAACTTTAAATCAATATACTTTTGAACCGATTAATGTGGTTTTAGCAAAAGCTTTGGTTGGAAAACAGTTTGCAAAAAAATATAGTGAAGGAACAGATGAGGATTTTGCCAATTATACTTCGGAAAGCAAAGTCATTCCTTACAAAATTCTAGCAGAATTCAAAGGTGCTGATTTGGTTGGAATTAAATATGAACAATTATTAGATTACGCTAAACCTTACCAAAATCCGGAAAATGCTTTCAGAGTAATTTCAGGAGATTTTGTTACAACAGAAGATGGAACAGGTATCGTTCATACGGCGCCGACTTTTGGTGCTGATGACGCAAAAGTAGCTAAAGAAGCTACTCCTGAAGTTCCGCCAATGTTGGTTTTAAACGAAAACGGAAATCCGGTTCCTCTGGTAGATTTACAAGGTAGATTTTTATCTTTAGTAAATGATGAAATCTATGGTTTTGCTAACGAATATGTAAAAGCAGAATATCTGAATGACGATGAAAAAAATACAGAATTCAACATTCAGAAAGAACAATTAAAATCGATCATCGCAGATTTAAAAAATTATCTTTCTGTTGACGAAAGAATTGCTTTAAAATTAAGAAAAGAAAATAAAGCTTTTAAAGTAGAAAAATACGTTCACAGTTACCCACACAGCTGGAGAACTGATGAGCCACTTTTATATTATCCATTAGATTCTTGGTTTGTAAAAATGACCGCTGTAAAAGACAGATTGGTTGATTTAAACAAAGGAATCAACTGGAAACCGAAATCAACCGGAGAAGGACGTTTCGGAAATTGGCTGGAAAATGTAAACGACTGGAATTTATCTCGTTCAAGATATTGGGGAATCCCATTACCAATCTGGAGAACTGAAGATTTGAAAGAAGAAATCATCATCGGTTCTATAGAAGAATTATACAACGCGATCGAAAAATCTATCGAAGCTGGCTTCATGACAGAAAATCCTTTCAAAGGTTTTGAGATCGGAAATATGTCTGAAGAAAATTATTCTTTGGTTGATCTGCACAAAAATATTGTTGATAAAGTTGTTTTAGTTTCAGCTTCAGGAAAAGCAATGAATCGTGAGAGTGACTTAATCGACGTTTGGTTCGATTCAGGTTCGATGCCGTATGCGCAGTTACATTATCCTTTTGAGAATAAAGAATTAATTGACAATCATAAAGCATTCCCAGCAGATTTCATCGCGGAAGGCGTTGATCAGACTCGTGGATGGTTCTACACGCTTCATGCGATCGGAACAGCAGTTTTTGATTCAGTTGCTTATAAAAATGTAATGAGTAACGGACTTGTTTTGGATAAAAACGGGGTGAAAATGTCAAAATCCAAAGGAAATGGAATTGATCCGTTTGAAACATTAGCGGTTTACGGACCTGATGCTACGCGTTGGTATATGGTTTCGAATGCGAATCCTTGGGAAAACCTGAAATTCGACATCGAAGGAATTGATGAAACGAGAAGAAAATTCTTCGGAACACTGTACAACACATACTCGTTCTTTGCGTTGTATGCGAATGTTGACGGATTCAATTATTCTGAAAAAGACATTGAAAACAGACCGGAAATCGACAGATGGATTTTGTCTGAATTAAATTTATTAATTAAAGAAGTAAAAGCATTCTACGAAGATTACGAACCAACAAGAGTTGCAAGAGTGATCAACACTTTTGTGAATGACAACTTGAGTAACTGGTACGTAAGATTATGCAGAAGACGTTTCTGGAAAGGAGATTACTCTGACGACAAAATTTCTGCTTACCAGACTTTATATACTTGTCTGGAAACTATTGCCAAATTATCTGCGCCAATCGCTCCGTTCTTTATGGATCAGTTGTATCAGGATTTAAATAAAGTAACAGGAAAAGATAATGCAGAATCAATTCACCTAACAGATTTCCCTGTTGCTGATGAAAGTTTGATTGATCAGGATTTGGTTGAAAAAACACATTTAGCACAAAACATTACAAGTATGGTTTTCTCTTTAAGAAAGAAGGAAAACATAAAAGTTCGTCAGCCTTTACAAAAAGTTTTGATTCCTGTTTTAGATAAAAAAACGGAAGAACAAATCTTAGCTGTTGGAGAGTTAATAAAACAAGAAGTAAATGTTAAAGAATTACAGTTAATAAATGCCGAAGAAGCATCACATTTAATTGTAAAACAAATAAAACCGAACTTTAAAACATTAGGTTCAAGGCTTGGAAAAGACATGAAAGTGGTCGGAGGAGAGATTTCAAATCTTACTGCAGAACAAATTTCAGGTTTAGAAAAAGAAGGAAAAATTGACGTTCAAGGTTACGAAATTACCCTTGCTGATGTTGAAATTTCAACAAAAGATATTCCGGGATGGACAGTAACTTCTGACGGAAAAACAACTGTGGCATTAGATTTGACACTAACAGATGAGTTAAAATCTGAAGGCGTTGCGAGAGAGTTTATCAACAGAATTCAAAACATCAGAAAAGATAAAAATTTCGATTTGACAGACAGAATAAACATCTTTGTAGAAGAAAATTCGCCTTTCTTAAATGATATTAAGAAAAATGAAGAATATATTTCATCAGAGGTCTTGTCAAATAAAATAGAAATTGTATCTTCACTTTCAAATTTTAACGAAATCGAAATAGATGAGGTTAATTTTAAGATAAATGTTGAAAAAAATTAA
- a CDS encoding DUF6576 domain-containing protein yields MNELLILGVIIIVILMFFNRDWIKNRFFPEKHRNYTIDDQFNSDKRDREKEIDHLLSKMGKNGVNDLSAKDRKRLDELSKK; encoded by the coding sequence ATGAACGAATTGTTAATTTTAGGGGTCATTATTATTGTAATATTAATGTTTTTCAACAGAGATTGGATCAAAAACAGGTTCTTTCCCGAAAAACACAGAAACTATACGATTGATGATCAATTTAATTCCGATAAACGCGACAGGGAAAAAGAAATTGACCACCTTTTAAGCAAAATGGGCAAAAACGGAGTCAATGATTTGTCTGCTAAAGACAGAAAAAGATTAGACGAATTGTCTAAGAAGTAA
- a CDS encoding TraR/DksA family transcriptional regulator: MSDERVRYNDSDLQEFKAIIKEKIEKAERDLQLIRESFINDQNNGTDDTSPTFKAFEEGAETLSKEQNSILAGRQEKFVRDLKNALIRIENKTYGVCRVTGKLIPKERLLAVPHATLSIEAKNMQK; this comes from the coding sequence ATGTCAGACGAAAGAGTAAGATATAATGATTCTGATTTACAAGAGTTTAAAGCGATCATTAAAGAAAAAATAGAAAAAGCTGAGAGGGATTTACAGCTGATCAGAGAAAGTTTCATCAACGACCAGAATAATGGGACGGATGATACTTCTCCAACATTCAAAGCTTTTGAAGAAGGAGCGGAGACATTAAGCAAGGAACAAAACTCAATTTTGGCGGGAAGACAGGAAAAATTCGTACGCGATCTTAAAAATGCTTTAATCAGAATTGAGAATAAAACGTACGGTGTTTGCCGAGTAACAGGAAAGCTGATTCCTAAAGAAAGATTATTGGCTGTTCCTCATGCTACTTTAAGCATCGAAGCGAAAAATATGCAAAAATAA
- a CDS encoding response regulator transcription factor: MKILIIEDEPELRNVVQSFLEAEHFIVEYAEDYQSGLEKIISYEYDCILLDIMLPDGNGMDLLKEIKNMHKKDPVIILSAKDSVDDKVNGLEIGADDYLAKPFHLAELMARIKSVIRRKNQDGENTISYKNIHIDPESRIVKIDNNELILNRKEYDLLYYFVINPEKTLQKTMLAEAIWGDYIDQADSLDFIYSQIKNLRKKLKELKSEADFQAVYGIGYKFI; this comes from the coding sequence ATGAAAATTTTAATTATAGAAGATGAACCGGAATTAAGAAATGTAGTGCAAAGTTTTCTTGAAGCAGAACATTTTATCGTAGAATATGCTGAGGATTATCAATCAGGGTTAGAAAAGATTATTTCTTATGAATATGACTGTATTCTTCTGGACATTATGCTCCCGGACGGAAACGGGATGGATCTTCTGAAAGAAATTAAAAACATGCACAAAAAAGATCCTGTGATCATTTTATCTGCAAAAGATTCTGTAGATGATAAAGTGAACGGATTGGAAATCGGAGCAGACGACTATCTCGCAAAACCTTTCCATCTTGCGGAATTGATGGCTAGAATTAAATCTGTTATCAGACGAAAAAATCAGGATGGAGAAAATACGATCAGCTATAAAAACATTCATATTGATCCGGAAAGCAGAATCGTGAAGATCGATAATAATGAATTGATCCTTAACCGTAAAGAATACGATCTTCTCTATTATTTTGTTATAAATCCTGAAAAAACATTGCAAAAAACAATGCTTGCAGAAGCAATTTGGGGAGATTATATTGATCAGGCGGACAGTCTGGATTTTATTTATTCTCAAATAAAAAATCTTCGTAAAAAATTGAAAGAACTCAAATCTGAAGCTGATTTTCAGGCTGTTTATGGGATTGGTTATAAATTTATTTAA
- a CDS encoding lipoprotein signal peptidase gives MKKIALITFLILLIDQASKIYVKTHFNLDDSVSVLPGFKLTFVENPGMAYGLHFGGVIGKYFLVILRIFLIGGMVYMFKKWLQQGASNYLIIPMAIIFAGAIGNLIDGMFYGLLFDSGTVYDPSIDRWIGYGGISKLVPIGQGYSTFMRGCVVDMLHFPLVDWNVPESVPLIGGRHLEFFKYIFNVADSAITVGAVLLLVFRKKAFPNGLEF, from the coding sequence ATGAAGAAGATTGCACTTATCACTTTTCTTATTTTATTAATAGATCAGGCTTCGAAAATTTATGTAAAAACGCATTTCAATCTAGATGACAGCGTTTCCGTTTTACCAGGTTTTAAACTTACATTCGTAGAAAACCCGGGAATGGCTTACGGACTTCATTTTGGTGGAGTTATTGGTAAATATTTCCTTGTTATCCTAAGAATATTTTTAATTGGAGGAATGGTTTATATGTTTAAAAAGTGGCTACAACAGGGAGCATCCAATTATCTTATCATCCCAATGGCTATCATTTTTGCCGGAGCAATAGGAAATCTTATAGACGGAATGTTTTACGGATTACTTTTTGACAGCGGAACAGTATATGACCCAAGTATAGACCGATGGATTGGCTATGGCGGAATTTCGAAGCTTGTACCTATCGGACAAGGTTACTCTACATTTATGAGAGGCTGTGTTGTTGATATGCTTCACTTTCCATTGGTAGACTGGAACGTTCCAGAGAGTGTCCCGCTAATCGGAGGAAGACACCTTGAATTTTTCAAATATATTTTCAATGTTGCAGATTCAGCCATTACGGTAGGAGCAGTTTTATTACTGGTTTTCAGAAAAAAAGCTTTCCCGAACGGTCTGGAATTTTAA
- the trpS gene encoding tryptophan--tRNA ligase, producing the protein MSRILTGIQATGTPHLGNLLGAIIPAIELSKQEGNESFLFIANLHSLTQIKDAKELKQNTYEIAAAWLACGLDTEKTFFYRQSDIPETCELSWHLSCFFPYQRLTLAHSFKDKADRLQDVNAGLFTYPILMAADILLYDAEIVPVGKDQLQHLEIARDVASRFNNQMGEVFVLPQSELQEDTKYVPGVDGHKMSKSRGNIINIFLPEKELKKQVMSIESDSKSLEEPKDPETDKTFAIYQLVATPEQTEELRAKYLAGNFGYGHAKKELLDLILVRFEKERELFSYYMTHLDELETKLQEGAQKTRVIATETIKRVRESLGI; encoded by the coding sequence ATGTCAAGAATTCTTACCGGCATACAAGCCACCGGAACACCACACCTTGGAAACTTGTTGGGTGCTATTATTCCTGCTATTGAGCTATCAAAACAAGAAGGAAACGAATCATTTTTATTCATTGCGAATCTGCATTCATTAACGCAGATAAAAGACGCGAAAGAATTGAAACAAAATACCTACGAAATAGCTGCGGCTTGGCTTGCTTGTGGACTAGATACCGAAAAAACATTCTTTTACAGACAAAGTGACATCCCTGAAACCTGTGAACTATCTTGGCATTTATCATGTTTTTTTCCTTATCAGAGATTGACTTTAGCGCATTCATTTAAAGATAAAGCAGACAGATTACAGGATGTAAACGCGGGGTTGTTTACCTACCCTATTTTAATGGCTGCCGATATTTTATTGTATGATGCAGAGATCGTACCTGTAGGAAAAGATCAGCTTCAGCACTTGGAAATTGCCCGTGATGTAGCTTCAAGATTCAATAATCAGATGGGAGAAGTTTTTGTTTTGCCTCAATCTGAACTTCAGGAAGATACAAAATATGTTCCCGGAGTTGACGGACACAAAATGTCTAAATCAAGAGGAAATATCATCAATATTTTCTTACCTGAAAAGGAATTGAAGAAGCAGGTAATGAGCATTGAATCTGATTCAAAATCATTAGAAGAACCAAAAGATCCGGAAACAGATAAAACATTTGCGATTTATCAACTGGTTGCAACGCCTGAACAAACTGAAGAATTAAGAGCTAAATATTTAGCCGGAAATTTCGGTTACGGACACGCTAAAAAAGAACTTTTGGACTTGATTTTAGTGAGATTTGAGAAAGAAAGAGAGCTATTCTCTTATTACATGACTCATCTTGATGAGTTGGAAACAAAACTTCAGGAAGGCGCTCAAAAAACGAGAGTAATCGCCACTGAAACAATAAAAAGAGTAAGAGAAAGTTTAGGAATTTAA
- a CDS encoding PepSY-like domain-containing protein, translating to METRSKITVILAVVLILITGFVYGQDRAISPNQLPKTAKNFLAVNFKGVTAGSVIEDREIYGVDEYKVRLANGMKVEFDSKGNWKEVDGEHQKVPYGFIPANIRNYIAKSFPNTHIIKIERKSWSYKAELSNGIDLEFDKNGNFKRIDD from the coding sequence ATGGAAACAAGAAGTAAAATCACAGTTATATTAGCTGTAGTCCTTATTTTAATAACAGGATTTGTTTACGGACAAGACAGAGCAATAAGCCCCAATCAGTTACCAAAAACGGCTAAGAATTTTCTTGCAGTTAATTTTAAAGGAGTTACCGCAGGTTCCGTTATAGAAGACCGTGAAATTTATGGTGTAGACGAATATAAAGTGCGTTTAGCCAACGGAATGAAAGTTGAATTTGACAGCAAAGGAAACTGGAAAGAAGTGGATGGTGAGCATCAAAAAGTACCTTATGGATTCATTCCTGCCAATATAAGAAACTACATAGCCAAGAGTTTTCCCAATACTCATATCATTAAAATAGAAAGAAAAAGCTGGTCTTATAAAGCTGAGCTTTCTAACGGAATAGATCTTGAATTCGATAAAAACGGAAATTTTAAACGAATTGATGATTAA
- a CDS encoding PepSY-like domain-containing protein, producing MINNENYTLTSKIKDMVNWNIMTGKAIRKNILSYITRNHPGSWVDSIEEKYHAYKINLMNGLSIIFDADGRHIKTNS from the coding sequence ATGATTAATAACGAAAATTATACACTAACAAGTAAAATTAAAGATATGGTAAATTGGAACATAATGACAGGTAAGGCGATTAGAAAAAATATTCTAAGCTATATTACAAGAAATCACCCAGGTAGTTGGGTAGACTCTATTGAGGAAAAATACCATGCATATAAAATAAATTTAATGAACGGGTTGAGCATTATCTTTGATGCTGATGGACGACATATAAAGACAAATTCTTAA
- a CDS encoding vancomycin high temperature exclusion protein, whose amino-acid sequence MKKLIKTTFKIFLLLIVAGFIFIAWANYSIKKESDASVSYNIAHVPETKTALLLGTSKNLNSGVPNAYFYNRIQAAIDLYKSGKIKYIIVSGDNSTKDYNEPEDMLLTLMKYGIPQDRIFLDHAGFRTLDSVVRAKEIFGQTKLVIISQKFHNERAVFLAKKNGIEAYGYNAKDVNKYAGFKTNMREYLAKAKAYWDLIFGVEPKFGGEKILIP is encoded by the coding sequence ATGAAAAAATTAATAAAAACTACATTTAAAATATTCCTGCTTCTTATTGTTGCAGGATTTATTTTTATCGCTTGGGCAAATTATAGCATTAAAAAAGAAAGTGATGCATCTGTATCTTATAATATTGCTCACGTTCCCGAGACAAAAACAGCTTTACTATTAGGAACCAGTAAAAATTTAAACAGCGGTGTTCCCAACGCCTATTTCTACAATAGAATACAGGCAGCAATAGATCTTTACAAAAGCGGAAAGATAAAATACATTATCGTAAGCGGAGACAACAGCACGAAAGATTATAACGAACCTGAAGATATGTTGTTGACTTTAATGAAATACGGAATTCCACAAGACCGGATTTTCTTGGATCACGCGGGTTTCAGAACATTAGATTCTGTTGTTAGGGCTAAAGAAATTTTTGGACAAACGAAATTGGTTATTATTTCACAAAAGTTCCATAACGAAAGAGCTGTTTTTTTAGCCAAGAAAAACGGAATTGAAGCATATGGATACAATGCTAAAGATGTTAATAAATATGCAGGTTTTAAAACTAATATGCGTGAATATCTTGCTAAAGCAAAAGCTTATTGGGATCTTATTTTTGGAGTTGAACCAAAATTCGGAGGGGAAAAGATTTTGATTCCTTAA